In Thiothrix unzii, the sequence GCCAAAAGGTGAATGCCTATATCCAGCAGTTGGGAAAGCGTAGCGCACAAGCGCGGCAGTCCGTCCTAAATGGTATGGCAACTATAGCAGTTGGTTATGATAGCAATATGAATGCAGGCGTTGGTGAATCTATTATCAACACCCCGATTTTTGGAAATGTCACATTGAAAGACAGTGCGGTGGCACAGGATTCTGCCTTCACTGAAGTTCAAGGGCAGGAAGCTTATCGTTACATTCAATCTCCTGATCGAACCTGGTTTGTAAAGGGTAAGCTGGGGCATAAGCGTTATGCGCAGTCCAAAGCGTTCAGTACTAGCGAAGGTGAGCTAGAGGTCGGCACAACCTTGACTCAAGGCCAACTCCAATACCAAGTGAGTGCCCGTCATCAGGCGTTATATGTGGATGAAAAAGCTTACAACAGCAGTAATGCGTTGGAAGGTGTGGTTGCCCGCGATCTTAGTAATGGTCATGTGGTTGCCGCCTCACTGACATTGGAAGATATTAAAAATAAACAACAAGCCCTTCAAGATAACCAACGTATCCAAGCCACAGGGCAATACCGTTTTACCACAGGAAATAATACCCGCCATCAGGTCGATATTTTCGCAGGACATGAGCATCCAGAGGAAGAGGCCGGTCGACGTTTTAGCAGGGATATGGTTGGGGGTGGCTATAGTGCAGTGCATACGTGGAATAGCGAGTCTGTCAAATAAACTGTGTAACACGTTTTTCATAGGGCGGAGAGCGGAACCCGCTCTTCACCGAACATAAGTA encodes:
- a CDS encoding tetratricopeptide repeat protein translates to MFKTSTKVFSIACALASPSLAQANIAPLATLIEQEKYPEAWKTAQSLKDTYEGDPRFDFFYGVAALETGNYDQAVFALDRVVVHHPGIIRPRLELARAYLKLNNDQAALKEFRDVLQLNPPARVRQKVNAYIQQLGKRSAQARQSVLNGMATIAVGYDSNMNAGVGESIINTPIFGNVTLKDSAVAQDSAFTEVQGQEAYRYIQSPDRTWFVKGKLGHKRYAQSKAFSTSEGELEVGTTLTQGQLQYQVSARHQALYVDEKAYNSSNALEGVVARDLSNGHVVAASLTLEDIKNKQQALQDNQRIQATGQYRFTTGNNTRHQVDIFAGHEHPEEEAGRRFSRDMVGGGYSAVHTWNSESVK